A genomic segment from Streptomyces antibioticus encodes:
- a CDS encoding winged helix-turn-helix domain-containing protein, whose protein sequence is MATTRSLSSAPLAPAPAPTAPARHRLRAVDRDEVVDVADFLPPGATWLPAPQHTLPTLPGQPPMIGYLVLVPADQQPPFLPVAVPDRPGTDAADPLVRIDTVQRTAAVDGRELDLTYLEFELLAHLVAHPNRVHTRDQLVTTVWGYGHVGDGRTVDVHVARLRRKLGAEHRRTIQTVRRVGYKYTPPTGR, encoded by the coding sequence ATGGCGACCACCCGTTCTCTCTCCTCCGCTCCCCTGGCACCCGCCCCCGCCCCGACCGCTCCCGCCCGGCACCGACTGCGTGCCGTCGACCGGGACGAGGTCGTGGACGTCGCGGACTTCCTGCCGCCGGGCGCCACCTGGCTGCCCGCACCGCAGCACACCCTGCCCACCCTGCCCGGCCAGCCGCCGATGATCGGCTACCTGGTGCTCGTCCCCGCCGACCAGCAGCCGCCGTTCCTCCCGGTGGCCGTGCCGGACCGGCCCGGTACGGACGCGGCCGACCCGCTGGTGCGGATCGACACCGTGCAGCGCACCGCCGCCGTCGACGGCCGTGAACTCGACCTGACCTACCTGGAGTTCGAGCTGCTCGCGCATCTGGTGGCGCACCCCAACCGGGTGCACACCCGCGACCAGCTCGTGACCACCGTGTGGGGCTACGGCCATGTCGGCGACGGCCGTACGGTCGACGTCCATGTCGCCCGGCTGCGCCGCAAGCTGGGCGCGGAGCACCGCCGGACGATCCAGACGGTCCGCCGGGTCGGCTACAAGTACACCCCGCCGACCGGGCGCTGA